A single genomic interval of Halomonas sp. GT harbors:
- the ubiD gene encoding 4-hydroxy-3-polyprenylbenzoate decarboxylase, with protein sequence MKYHDLRDFIAALEAQGELKRIKAEVDPYLEITEICDRTLRAGGPALLFENVKGHDMPLLGNLFGTPKRVALGMGQDSVEALREVGKLLAFLKEPDPPKGLKDAWDKLPIFKQVLSMGPKIVKRAPVQALSFEGDEVDLDRLPIQHCWPGDAAPLVTWPLVITKGPHKKRQNLGIYRQQKIAKNRLIMRWLSHRGGALDFLEFQKAHPGEPFPVAVALGADPATILGAVTPVPDSLSEYAFAGLLRGSRTELVKCGHADLEVPASAEIILEGFIYPDDMAPEGPFGDHTGYYNEVDHFPVFTVTRMTMRRDAIYHSTYTGRPPDEPAILGVALNEVFVPILCKQFPEIVDFYLPPEGCSYRMAVVTMKKQYPGHAKRVMMGVWSFLRQFMYTKFVIVLDDDVDARNWEDVMWAITTRMDPARDTVMVENTPIDYLDFASPVSGLGSKMGLDATNKWPGETDREWGTPIVMDDSIKTRVDERWDELGIDIPLPTPRHG encoded by the coding sequence TTGAAGTACCACGACTTGCGCGATTTTATTGCGGCACTTGAAGCGCAGGGTGAACTTAAGCGAATTAAAGCAGAAGTTGATCCTTATCTGGAAATTACCGAAATTTGCGACCGGACATTGCGTGCCGGTGGCCCTGCACTGCTGTTTGAAAATGTGAAGGGTCACGACATGCCGCTGCTGGGCAATCTATTTGGTACGCCAAAACGGGTTGCGCTGGGCATGGGGCAAGACTCGGTAGAGGCGCTGCGCGAAGTGGGTAAGCTACTGGCGTTTCTAAAAGAGCCCGATCCGCCCAAAGGGTTAAAAGATGCCTGGGACAAGCTGCCGATTTTCAAGCAAGTGCTAAGTATGGGGCCAAAAATTGTCAAGCGGGCCCCGGTACAAGCGCTATCGTTTGAAGGCGATGAGGTTGACTTAGATCGTTTGCCGATTCAGCACTGCTGGCCTGGCGATGCGGCGCCGCTAGTGACTTGGCCGTTGGTGATTACTAAGGGCCCGCATAAAAAGCGTCAAAACCTAGGTATTTACCGCCAACAGAAAATTGCTAAAAACCGCCTGATTATGCGTTGGCTCTCTCATCGAGGCGGTGCGCTGGATTTTCTTGAGTTTCAAAAAGCGCATCCCGGTGAGCCATTCCCTGTGGCGGTGGCGCTGGGGGCAGACCCTGCAACAATTTTAGGCGCCGTCACACCGGTACCGGACTCTCTTTCTGAATACGCGTTTGCTGGGCTTCTTCGCGGTTCACGCACAGAACTTGTCAAGTGCGGACATGCTGACCTAGAAGTGCCTGCGTCTGCAGAAATTATTCTTGAAGGGTTTATTTACCCTGACGATATGGCGCCGGAAGGACCATTTGGCGATCACACCGGTTATTACAACGAAGTCGATCACTTTCCTGTTTTTACCGTTACGCGGATGACTATGCGCCGGGACGCGATATATCACTCCACGTATACCGGTCGCCCACCCGATGAGCCAGCTATTCTAGGCGTCGCGCTTAACGAGGTGTTTGTCCCGATCCTGTGTAAGCAGTTCCCCGAGATTGTCGACTTCTACCTGCCGCCGGAAGGGTGCTCCTATCGGATGGCCGTCGTGACCATGAAGAAGCAGTACCCCGGTCACGCCAAGCGCGTCATGATGGGGGTTTGGAGCTTTCTGCGTCAGTTTATGTACACCAAATTTGTCATTGTACTGGATGACGACGTCGACGCGCGTAACTGGGAAGACGTGATGTGGGCAATTACCACGCGTATGGACCCAGCACGGGATACTGTGATGGTGGAAAATACCCCCATTGATTACCTCGACTTTGCGTCTCCGGTGTCTGGGTTGGGTTCTAAAATGGGACTCGACGCCACCAATAAATGGCCAGGTGAAACGGATCGAGAGTGGGGAACACCCATCGTGATGGACGATTCAATAAAGACCCGCGTTGACGAGCGTTGGGACGAGCTGGGCATTGATATCCCGTTACCCACACCTCGCCACGGCTAA
- a CDS encoding FAD-binding oxidoreductase: MSASTSTCKTLTCQVTAVEDLNPDVFGVTLEGRPEAMQHAPGQYLELKLDDNTWVPFSIASAERGDGIIELHIQHWPERDNSARLRELLQVANQLTVRLPSGDCVLDAESERPLLLVAAGTGFAQMKAIVEATLRQTPVRPISLWWANREHRDLYAEDLACEWAQQFANVAFQAVTEFPLTEPLAVGERISHHQGRIDLVLENALESELAKAQLTPSDCDIFLSGSPGMVYACVDVLRRKHISSERMFSDVFAYAPRPH; this comes from the coding sequence ATGAGCGCAAGCACGTCAACTTGCAAGACGTTAACCTGCCAGGTAACCGCCGTTGAGGATCTAAATCCTGACGTCTTTGGGGTGACCCTGGAAGGGCGGCCAGAGGCCATGCAGCATGCGCCTGGTCAGTATTTAGAGCTAAAACTAGATGATAACACCTGGGTGCCGTTTTCAATTGCCAGCGCTGAACGCGGCGATGGCATTATCGAATTGCATATTCAGCACTGGCCTGAGCGTGATAACTCTGCTCGCTTGAGAGAGCTGTTGCAGGTGGCCAACCAGTTGACCGTACGTTTACCCAGTGGTGACTGTGTGCTGGACGCCGAAAGCGAGCGCCCGCTACTGCTGGTCGCGGCAGGCACCGGTTTTGCACAGATGAAAGCCATTGTAGAAGCGACGCTGCGGCAGACGCCTGTTCGGCCTATTTCGCTATGGTGGGCAAACCGCGAGCACCGCGATCTCTATGCCGAAGACTTGGCCTGCGAATGGGCACAGCAGTTTGCAAATGTTGCTTTCCAAGCCGTAACAGAGTTTCCGCTTACCGAGCCGCTGGCAGTTGGTGAGCGTATATCACACCATCAAGGACGCATTGACCTTGTACTGGAAAATGCGCTTGAGAGCGAACTTGCAAAGGCTCAGTTGACACCCAGTGACTGTGATATTTTCCTATCGGGCTCGCCGGGGATGGTTTACGCCTGCGTTGATGTGTTAAGGCGGAAACACATCAGCAGTGAACGAATGTTCTCCGATGTATTTGCCTACGCTCCTCGCCCTCACTAA
- a CDS encoding 3-deoxy-7-phosphoheptulonate synthase yields the protein MNAHVSPACTTLSNLASLTNSPSNSSQPLPLPAELRRSVAINNQLDEQIARQRQAVQRILNGQDNRLLVVVGPCSVHDPKAALEYADRLAALSEEVSEQLLPVMRVYVEKPRTTVGWKGLAYDPGLDGRGDMSKGITLSRELMHAVASRGLPVATELLQPMLAPYLDDLLSWVAIGARTTESQLHRELASDLAAAVGFKNATSGDVQVAIDAMQAAAHSHQRFAMDNEGRPIMQETAGNPNTHVVLRGGHGEPNYQAHHVRAAVNTLRDAGQNPRLMVDCSHANARKDHRRQSEVMLDVLAQRKAGDANLVALMLESYLFEGKQALSPNAMRYGVSVTDACVSWETTERLLKTAADRMS from the coding sequence ATGAATGCCCATGTCAGTCCTGCTTGCACAACCTTGTCAAACCTAGCGTCATTAACAAATAGCCCCTCGAACTCATCGCAGCCATTGCCGTTGCCAGCAGAGCTACGCCGCAGTGTCGCTATCAATAACCAATTGGATGAGCAAATTGCCCGTCAGCGCCAAGCGGTTCAGCGCATCCTCAATGGTCAAGATAACCGCTTATTAGTGGTTGTGGGCCCTTGCTCAGTCCACGATCCAAAAGCTGCGTTAGAGTATGCTGATCGTTTGGCTGCGCTAAGCGAAGAAGTTAGCGAGCAACTATTACCAGTAATGCGTGTTTACGTAGAAAAGCCGCGTACCACCGTTGGCTGGAAAGGATTGGCATATGACCCTGGGTTAGATGGCCGTGGTGATATGTCAAAAGGCATCACTCTATCTCGTGAGCTTATGCACGCGGTTGCCTCACGGGGGTTGCCGGTGGCCACAGAGCTTTTACAGCCAATGCTAGCCCCCTACTTAGATGATCTGCTGAGCTGGGTTGCCATTGGTGCTCGTACCACTGAGTCGCAGTTACACCGAGAGCTAGCAAGTGATCTTGCGGCAGCAGTGGGGTTTAAAAATGCGACGAGTGGCGACGTTCAGGTTGCCATTGATGCAATGCAGGCAGCGGCTCATTCCCATCAGCGTTTCGCAATGGATAATGAAGGACGCCCGATCATGCAGGAAACGGCTGGTAACCCCAATACGCATGTGGTGTTACGAGGCGGTCATGGCGAGCCAAACTACCAGGCGCATCATGTGCGAGCAGCGGTGAATACTTTACGAGACGCCGGACAGAACCCTCGCTTAATGGTGGACTGCAGTCACGCCAATGCGCGCAAAGATCACCGACGCCAAAGCGAAGTGATGCTCGACGTGTTGGCGCAGCGCAAGGCAGGCGATGCAAACCTAGTGGCGCTAATGCTCGAAAGTTACCTGTTCGAAGGTAAGCAAGCGCTGTCGCCTAACGCGATGCGCTACGGTGTATCGGTGACCGATGCCTGCGTGAGTTGGGAAACCACTGAACGGTTGCTAAAAACCGCTGCTGATCGAATGAGTTAA
- a CDS encoding DUF3087 family protein yields MVFTLEQHNPSSYQRKARMISIAMAGQLIVFGLLFSMLLTSAFGSSLWLNGLGVFLGLLATSALFAVLKDRPWMTEMRYVWQLKHHLSHISGYLQPLRRGVEEDNRVALDIVTFYHQGMTQLAELNGRTTDDDSERLAEKMQIKLKREELGLPAQVDSFDPQDLKAFKRR; encoded by the coding sequence ATGGTTTTCACCCTTGAGCAGCATAATCCCAGTAGTTACCAGCGCAAGGCGCGAATGATCAGTATTGCCATGGCAGGGCAATTAATTGTCTTCGGGTTACTTTTCTCGATGCTTTTAACCTCCGCTTTTGGCAGCAGTTTATGGCTCAATGGGTTAGGAGTTTTCCTTGGCTTGTTGGCAACCAGTGCACTGTTTGCGGTACTGAAGGATCGGCCGTGGATGACTGAAATGCGTTACGTATGGCAACTCAAACATCACCTTTCCCATATTAGCGGCTACTTACAACCACTGCGTCGGGGCGTGGAAGAAGATAACCGTGTGGCGCTGGATATTGTGACGTTTTACCATCAGGGCATGACGCAGCTTGCAGAACTTAACGGCCGTACTACCGATGATGATTCCGAACGCCTAGCTGAAAAAATGCAGATAAAGCTAAAGCGAGAAGAACTGGGGCTACCAGCCCAGGTTGACAGTTTTGATCCGCAGGACTTAAAAGCATTTAAGCGTCGCTAA
- a CDS encoding MliC family protein — protein sequence MTYSSNRLTGLIALTAAVVLSGCANTGTTPADSAAGVSKTTVHSSAPLLPAVLFPGSASHFDAWECQPANQNLVTAVNDDNLRLWSLHGAWRLPEAIVASGARYQDGEISFWNRGDQAQVETPRGQLQCQQGQRRAAATRADHPGVMFLGRGNEPGWSIELAHDAPMMTWTTNYGSETQTMPYMVSVMDNEAGRVVIENASANQFFRVRIESGACFDDMKGQPYPARVTLTIGGEQYKGCGQGIAP from the coding sequence ATGACTTACTCATCTAATCGGTTAACTGGTTTAATTGCGCTGACTGCCGCGGTTGTGTTGTCTGGCTGTGCAAATACTGGGACAACACCTGCTGATTCTGCTGCTGGCGTATCCAAAACAACCGTGCACAGCAGTGCCCCGTTACTGCCTGCTGTTTTGTTTCCAGGCAGCGCGTCCCACTTTGACGCTTGGGAGTGTCAGCCTGCAAATCAGAACCTAGTGACTGCGGTGAACGACGATAACCTGCGTCTTTGGTCACTGCATGGAGCCTGGCGTTTACCGGAAGCGATTGTGGCAAGCGGTGCGCGCTATCAAGATGGTGAGATCAGCTTCTGGAACCGAGGCGATCAGGCGCAGGTAGAAACACCGCGTGGTCAGCTTCAATGTCAGCAAGGGCAGCGTCGAGCAGCAGCAACCCGTGCGGATCACCCCGGCGTGATGTTTCTAGGACGTGGTAATGAGCCCGGCTGGTCGATTGAGCTTGCCCATGACGCGCCGATGATGACCTGGACAACGAACTACGGCAGCGAGACGCAAACGATGCCCTATATGGTTAGCGTCATGGATAATGAAGCGGGTAGGGTGGTGATTGAGAATGCCAGCGCTAATCAGTTTTTCCGTGTACGTATTGAATCAGGCGCCTGTTTTGATGATATGAAAGGCCAGCCATATCCCGCCCGAGTCACATTGACCATCGGCGGGGAGCAGTACAAAGGCTGCGGCCAGGGTATTGCCCCTTAA
- a CDS encoding metal-dependent hydrolase — translation MDSITQAALGGAIGGAVLGKRLGRKAVLIGALLGTLPDLDVVLDYGDAVANVTEHRGFSHSLFVLTGLATLLALLCNRFAPARDISLGRWWCFFALILITHPLLDALTTYGTQLFWPLDMPPAAWPIVFIIDPFYTLPLLIALIIAIAAKKVRRACTVGLAVSSMYLLLAAGAKWSVEQRLAPALADAGLQSAPVLIQPTPFNIALWRSTVIDEDRYYESLISVFDGQREPTLEPIKRNIALEEAALSGPLGQRLAWFTGPFLRYDTQWIDGQETLIATDIRLGFPGFHPFSFTLATRDDDLWRPVEVSEELDTSRGLRLSTLSRLAVRATGNVTALCASDFIESHWRVEPFLYRC, via the coding sequence GTGGACTCAATCACACAAGCAGCTCTTGGGGGCGCCATAGGTGGTGCTGTGTTGGGCAAACGGTTGGGCCGTAAAGCCGTGCTTATCGGTGCGCTGCTCGGTACCTTACCCGACCTTGACGTAGTGCTTGACTATGGCGATGCCGTGGCCAATGTGACAGAGCATCGCGGTTTTAGCCACTCGCTGTTTGTACTCACCGGGTTAGCCACACTATTAGCGCTGCTGTGTAACCGTTTCGCGCCTGCCCGGGATATATCTTTGGGAAGATGGTGGTGCTTTTTTGCGCTCATTTTGATCACTCATCCGCTACTAGATGCCTTGACCACCTATGGCACTCAGCTATTTTGGCCGCTAGATATGCCACCTGCAGCGTGGCCTATCGTATTTATTATCGACCCTTTTTATACCCTGCCACTATTGATAGCGCTGATTATCGCCATTGCTGCTAAAAAAGTACGTAGGGCTTGTACAGTCGGATTAGCAGTATCCAGCATGTATTTACTACTGGCGGCAGGCGCAAAGTGGAGCGTTGAGCAGCGCTTAGCGCCAGCATTAGCGGACGCTGGATTGCAGTCAGCCCCTGTATTGATTCAACCCACCCCGTTCAATATTGCACTTTGGCGCAGCACCGTTATTGACGAAGATCGTTATTATGAGAGTTTGATCAGCGTATTTGATGGGCAGCGCGAGCCAACACTTGAACCGATAAAGCGCAACATCGCTCTTGAGGAAGCAGCGCTATCAGGGCCGCTAGGGCAACGGCTGGCGTGGTTTACTGGTCCATTTTTACGCTATGACACGCAGTGGATTGATGGCCAGGAAACGTTGATCGCCACGGATATTCGCCTTGGCTTTCCCGGGTTTCATCCATTCAGTTTTACCCTGGCAACGCGGGATGATGACCTTTGGCGCCCAGTGGAGGTTAGCGAAGAACTAGACACATCTCGCGGGCTTCGCCTTTCGACACTTTCAAGACTCGCGGTTAGAGCCACAGGAAACGTCACCGCCCTATGCGCTAGCGATTTTATCGAGTCCCACTGGCGTGTAGAGCCTTTCCTTTACCGTTGCTAA
- a CDS encoding DUF411 domain-containing protein: MSQNRLIKYFAISLLATYSLSALAAPTIDVHSDPNCGCCSAWVSHLEEAGFDVNHHRDDDLRSIKMANGVPPELASCHTAIVEGYVIEGHVPASDIQRLLEEQPEVVGLTVPGMPHGSPGMETGRVDDYAVLSWTRNDSTPTIFSEYTQ; this comes from the coding sequence ATGTCACAAAATCGTCTAATTAAGTATTTTGCCATTAGTCTTCTTGCCACGTATTCGCTCAGCGCGTTAGCAGCACCTACTATTGATGTGCACAGTGACCCTAACTGTGGCTGTTGCAGTGCGTGGGTAAGCCACCTGGAAGAGGCTGGGTTTGATGTTAACCATCACCGTGACGACGACCTACGGTCTATCAAAATGGCCAACGGCGTTCCGCCCGAACTCGCTTCCTGTCACACGGCCATTGTTGAGGGCTACGTGATTGAAGGTCATGTGCCTGCGTCAGATATTCAGCGACTACTGGAAGAGCAACCAGAGGTCGTTGGGCTAACGGTGCCGGGCATGCCGCATGGTTCTCCAGGCATGGAAACAGGTCGAGTTGATGATTACGCTGTTCTCAGCTGGACCCGCAACGACAGCACCCCGACTATCTTTAGCGAATATACCCAGTAA
- the gloA gene encoding lactoylglutathione lyase, translated as MQFLHTMVRVSDLDASLKFYCDLLGLKEVRRKENEKGRFTLVFLAAPEDEARSERLTAPELELTYNWDPEEVAGGRNFGHLAYRVDDIYALCKKLQDNGVTINRPPRDGHMAFVKSPDGISVELLQKGDALPPQEPWASMGNSGSW; from the coding sequence ATGCAGTTTTTGCACACCATGGTAAGGGTAAGCGACTTAGATGCATCGTTGAAATTTTACTGCGATCTTTTGGGATTGAAAGAAGTGCGCCGCAAAGAAAACGAAAAAGGCCGTTTTACGCTGGTCTTTCTCGCCGCGCCGGAAGATGAAGCGCGTTCAGAGCGCTTAACAGCACCAGAGCTTGAGTTAACCTATAACTGGGATCCAGAAGAAGTCGCCGGGGGGCGCAACTTCGGGCATTTGGCCTATCGCGTTGACGATATTTACGCGCTATGCAAAAAGCTTCAAGATAACGGCGTTACCATTAACCGCCCGCCGCGGGATGGGCATATGGCGTTCGTGAAGTCGCCCGACGGTATTTCTGTCGAGCTACTGCAAAAAGGCGATGCGTTGCCCCCTCAGGAGCCATGGGCGTCAATGGGAAACAGCGGAAGCTGGTAA
- a CDS encoding META domain-containing protein, protein MLAGVATALLISACSSTPEQESPAAPESASLSGAIVDQRWNLLLVGTDERVSLPDTPFFQIGRDGSVSGSDGCNRFTGSVELGENQRIEFSQLASTRMACPNMEDAKRVTDMLDTAYRYLIDHDRLVFFGPDSRVLGGWREAN, encoded by the coding sequence ATGCTAGCCGGTGTGGCTACCGCACTATTAATCAGTGCCTGCAGCAGTACACCAGAGCAAGAGAGCCCGGCAGCGCCGGAAAGCGCGTCGCTGTCAGGCGCGATAGTCGATCAGCGTTGGAATTTGCTATTAGTAGGTACCGATGAGCGGGTATCGTTACCCGATACGCCATTCTTTCAAATTGGACGCGACGGCAGCGTGAGCGGCTCGGATGGTTGTAACCGATTTACCGGCAGTGTGGAGCTGGGTGAAAACCAACGTATCGAGTTTAGCCAGCTCGCGTCGACACGCATGGCTTGCCCCAATATGGAAGACGCCAAACGGGTAACAGATATGCTCGACACGGCCTATCGCTACCTAATCGACCACGATCGGCTGGTGTTTTTTGGACCAGATAGCCGCGTATTAGGCGGCTGGCGCGAGGCTAACTAA
- a CDS encoding FAD-dependent oxidoreductase has product MPSMKDLVLIGAGHAHAFVLEAFAQHPDPSIAITVVSDSALSAYSGSVPAWLAGECSLRETQIDVAALSQRAGARLITSPATALDPTKRQIALANGEAIHFDVASFNVGSTLRLPEQPFLEKHGEQGPYLLAMRPLSSLHYRWQVLREKVDQFPHGSTQQLVSVGGGAAGCETLMSVLTQLRQQRSDITWQGRLVSASTTLLPDAGRLPRWLTQRALRRAGITVLHGVRGQALTAGGVQTSKGELIDADIVLWATGAIGQPWLQDTALPLNQRGFIQVNKTLEVAGQPGLFAAGDCAAFNSSPHSSPLYSSPLNSSPLPKAGVYAVRQGPVLADNLRAACHNEPLVNWKPPKRVLALIGTGDGHAIASRGAIGFSGRWVWEWKKRIDARFIARFNPPFKH; this is encoded by the coding sequence ATGCCCTCCATGAAAGACCTCGTGCTGATTGGCGCGGGCCATGCCCATGCCTTCGTGCTGGAAGCCTTTGCTCAGCACCCAGATCCGTCAATCGCTATCACCGTGGTTAGCGACAGTGCCCTGTCAGCCTATTCTGGCAGCGTGCCAGCGTGGCTGGCAGGGGAATGCTCGCTACGCGAAACACAAATTGACGTGGCGGCGCTATCTCAACGGGCTGGCGCTCGCTTAATCACTTCGCCTGCAACGGCTCTCGATCCCACTAAGCGCCAGATAGCGCTAGCGAACGGCGAGGCGATCCATTTTGATGTGGCCTCATTTAACGTGGGTTCTACCTTAAGGTTGCCTGAACAGCCGTTTCTCGAAAAGCATGGCGAACAAGGCCCCTACTTGTTGGCGATGCGACCGCTGAGTTCACTGCACTACCGCTGGCAAGTGCTAAGAGAGAAAGTCGACCAGTTCCCGCATGGTTCTACACAGCAGCTAGTAAGCGTAGGCGGCGGCGCAGCAGGCTGCGAAACCTTAATGAGTGTGTTAACGCAGCTTCGTCAACAACGCTCAGATATTACTTGGCAAGGTAGGCTAGTCAGCGCATCAACGACACTGTTACCCGATGCGGGTCGGCTACCTCGCTGGTTAACCCAACGAGCTCTACGCCGGGCAGGTATTACGGTGCTGCACGGTGTCCGCGGCCAGGCGCTAACAGCAGGTGGCGTCCAAACCTCTAAAGGCGAACTGATTGACGCGGATATCGTACTGTGGGCTACCGGCGCCATAGGCCAGCCTTGGCTGCAAGACACCGCTCTGCCGCTGAATCAGCGGGGATTTATCCAGGTAAATAAGACACTTGAGGTAGCGGGCCAACCGGGGCTTTTTGCCGCAGGAGACTGCGCAGCCTTCAACTCATCACCGCACTCATCGCCACTGTACTCTTCTCCACTGAACTCTTCCCCACTACCCAAAGCCGGAGTTTATGCCGTGCGCCAGGGGCCAGTGCTGGCGGATAACCTGCGCGCCGCCTGTCACAATGAACCGCTGGTCAACTGGAAGCCACCAAAACGTGTACTGGCTCTAATAGGTACTGGCGACGGGCATGCAATTGCCAGCAGAGGTGCCATCGGTTTCTCAGGCCGCTGGGTATGGGAATGGAAAAAGCGGATTGATGCGCGCTTTATTGCTCGCTTCAATCCGCCTTTTAAGCACTAG
- a CDS encoding FAD-dependent oxidoreductase → MNRQRLLIITLLLLAVLGFYVSGAHTFFTLETLQTYRSDFQAAFQQSPWQVAGIFFAVYVVMTTLSLPGATLLTLLGGALFGLGWGLLIISFASTIGATLAFLLSRFLFRQPIEKRFPRQFDTVNRGVDKDGAFYLFTLRLVPIFPFFMINLVMGLTRLKTVTFYWVSQLGMLPGTVVYVNAGGQLGELESLGGIISPGLLASFALLAVFPWIARRIALLVQKRNAYRGFKRPSRFDYDIVVIGGGSAGLVTSYIGSAVKAKVALVEKHKMGGDCLNTGCVPSKALIRAAHAAHEVRTAHRFGVNASEPDIDFAKVMGHVHQAITDIEPHDSVERYTKLGVEVYQEHATLISPWEINIGDKTLTARHIVLATGARPRIPPLPGIEHAPLLTSENLWSLTELPKRLVVLGGGAIGCELSQSFARLGSQVTLVEGIPQLLGREDQDVGEHVERTLTQEGVNVMTGANALEVSQDGPGHQLVVEHNGQRTTIEFDYLLVSVGRQANVEGLGLEALGITTTNTGTLELNERLQTRLPNIWACGDLAGPYQLTHAAAHQAWHAAVNALFGELKSFTVDYRFMPAVTYIQPEVARVGLNEKEAIAKGVAFEVTRYAMSESDRAIAEGATDGFIKVLTVPGKDKILGATIVAESAGEWLGEFTLAMKHGLGLNKLLGTIHPYPTLGEAAKATAGVWKNAHKPERMLTLLERYFRWRRGAEK, encoded by the coding sequence ATGAACCGTCAGCGCCTGCTGATTATCACCTTGCTGCTACTGGCCGTGCTTGGCTTTTACGTGAGCGGTGCCCATACGTTCTTCACCTTGGAAACCCTGCAAACCTATCGCAGCGATTTCCAGGCTGCATTCCAGCAATCCCCTTGGCAGGTTGCGGGCATTTTCTTTGCTGTATATGTGGTTATGACGACACTATCGCTACCCGGCGCGACACTCCTCACACTGCTAGGTGGCGCACTGTTTGGCCTCGGTTGGGGGCTGTTAATTATCTCCTTTGCCAGCACCATCGGCGCAACGCTAGCCTTTTTACTTTCTCGATTCCTGTTTCGACAGCCGATTGAAAAGCGTTTTCCTCGCCAATTCGATACGGTCAATCGTGGCGTTGATAAAGACGGAGCTTTTTATCTTTTCACCCTTCGCTTAGTACCGATATTCCCTTTCTTTATGATCAATCTGGTGATGGGCCTAACGCGGCTTAAAACAGTCACCTTCTATTGGGTAAGCCAGCTAGGCATGCTGCCCGGCACCGTGGTTTACGTGAATGCGGGCGGTCAATTGGGTGAACTTGAAAGCCTGGGCGGTATTATTTCTCCTGGGCTTTTGGCCTCGTTTGCGCTGCTGGCAGTGTTTCCTTGGATAGCTCGCCGTATTGCGCTACTAGTACAAAAGCGCAATGCCTATCGTGGTTTTAAGCGCCCATCCCGCTTTGATTACGACATTGTGGTCATCGGCGGCGGCTCGGCGGGTCTCGTCACTAGCTATATTGGCAGCGCGGTAAAAGCAAAAGTGGCGTTGGTAGAAAAGCACAAAATGGGCGGCGACTGCCTGAATACCGGCTGTGTACCTTCAAAGGCGCTAATTCGTGCCGCCCACGCTGCCCACGAAGTACGTACAGCACATCGCTTTGGCGTTAACGCTAGCGAGCCAGATATTGATTTTGCCAAGGTGATGGGGCACGTACACCAAGCCATTACTGATATTGAACCCCACGATAGTGTCGAGCGTTACACCAAACTGGGCGTTGAGGTGTATCAGGAACATGCCACCCTGATATCTCCTTGGGAAATCAACATCGGTGATAAAACCCTGACCGCCCGCCATATTGTGCTAGCCACTGGCGCGCGCCCCCGAATACCACCGCTTCCCGGCATCGAGCATGCACCACTGCTCACCTCAGAAAACCTGTGGTCACTCACGGAGTTGCCTAAACGCTTGGTCGTACTGGGCGGCGGAGCAATTGGCTGCGAGCTCAGCCAGAGTTTTGCCCGCCTGGGCAGTCAGGTCACGTTGGTGGAGGGTATTCCGCAGTTGCTAGGCCGAGAAGACCAAGACGTAGGCGAACACGTGGAGCGCACGCTCACCCAGGAAGGCGTTAACGTAATGACCGGCGCCAACGCCTTGGAAGTAAGCCAAGATGGCCCTGGCCATCAACTGGTGGTAGAGCACAATGGCCAGCGTACCACCATCGAATTTGATTATTTGCTCGTCAGCGTTGGCCGCCAAGCCAATGTTGAAGGACTGGGTTTGGAAGCCCTGGGAATCACCACCACCAACACTGGCACGCTAGAACTCAACGAGCGTCTCCAAACTCGACTGCCTAACATTTGGGCCTGCGGCGACCTGGCAGGCCCCTATCAACTCACGCATGCCGCTGCCCATCAGGCGTGGCATGCAGCAGTCAATGCACTGTTTGGTGAGTTAAAAAGCTTCACAGTAGATTATCGCTTTATGCCTGCCGTCACCTATATCCAGCCGGAAGTAGCGCGGGTGGGGCTCAACGAAAAAGAGGCCATTGCTAAAGGCGTGGCGTTTGAAGTCACCCGCTATGCCATGAGTGAAAGCGACCGCGCTATTGCCGAGGGCGCGACAGACGGGTTTATCAAGGTGCTTACTGTGCCCGGTAAGGACAAAATCCTTGGTGCGACCATCGTGGCTGAAAGCGCCGGAGAATGGCTAGGAGAATTCACCCTCGCCATGAAGCATGGCCTGGGGCTTAACAAGCTACTGGGCACCATCCACCCCTATCCCACCCTTGGTGAAGCTGCCAAAGCCACCGCTGGCGTGTGGAAAAATGCCCACAAACCCGAGCGTATGCTCACCCTGTTGGAGAGGTATTTCCGCTGGCGGCGTGGCGCGGAAAAATGA